In the Bacillus solimangrovi genome, GAACGTAAAGACAGTATAATTAATCGTGTCAATTATGAGAAATTTTGTTAATAGTAAGTATGCATGTAATATGATGTTCCCTCAAAACGCTAATATATCACGTTTTAATGGGGCTGGTTGGGTTGCTGGTGCACTCCGCGGTCTTCAAAACCGTCTGGGAGGCGCGTGCCGTCTTCGGTGGGTTCGATTCCCATACAGTCCCGCCAACACTATATAATTTCTCTCATTCTTCAATTTGAAAATAATTTAACCCCGTTCTTTAACAAAAAAGAACGGGGTATTTGAATATTTAAATCTTTGTATTACTTTTCTTCGCTTTATTTTCTAACTCGCTTTTAGGATTTGCTGAGAATTCAGCATCTTCAGCTTGTCCTTGTGGATTTATACCACGATCCTGAGCACCACGGTTTTTGTTTTTTCTATGTGACATAACCATTCACCTCCAACCCTTAAGCTCCCCATAACTTCAAAATAATATTATCCATTTAAATGAAGTTGAAAACGTCTTATTAAGGTTAGCTCTCAAATCAAATTGCTATTTAACGCAAATAAGTATACAAATTATCTAATACTCATTTTTCATCAAACATTTCCGTTATAATAGTACGTATGTCCACAATGCAACGAAATGAGGGTCTAAACTTATGAACGATGAAAAACAAAGAGCAATAGATCGACATATAGAAGACATAAAAAAATATGAAACCGAATTGTTTTCAGAAACAGAAGAAATAGAGAATTCATTTGAGAACGGGTATAGAATACCATCAAAGACAAATGAAAAACCTTCAAGTTCTTCTAAACTAATTATAAGTTTAATTGCACTTTTCTTATTTTTTAGTACTGCTGGTACGTTACTTAATTTCTTTAATATCCCTGCCTTTGAATTTGTACCTAAGTCAGATCAGCTTTCTCAGAAAACATTGATTCAAACATCTAAGGAAGCAGTTGTCCTCGTCAATTCAGAAAATCGTAAAGGTACTGGTTTTAACATTTCTAATGATGGTTTAATTGTAACAAACTACCATATCGTGAAGGAATCTAGGGAAAGCGTCATTCGATTTCCAGATGGAAAATCTTTTCGAGGTACAACTCAAGAAACACTACCAGAAAAAGACATTGCTATCCTATCAATAGAAACTCAAAGTCCCTTACCATTTCTTAATGTCGAGTGGGAAAAACATTGGGAGGCTGATAACTCAGTTTATATTATTGGTAATCCATTATCATACAGCCACATTGCAAGTGAAGGAACAGTTATTGGTTTAAGCAATAATACATCTTTAGACATCCCAACATTGTCCATCCAAACAAAAATATATAGTGGAAATAGCGGTAGCCCTGTTATTAACTCAGATGGTAAAGTTATTGCAGTTATCTATGCACGTAGTTTAGATAGTGAGCAACCAACAGCATTTGCAGTACCTACTTATGAATTTCATGACCAAGTTTCAGGTTTATTGAAAAAAAAATAAAAGTGGAGAACAGTAATTCTCCACTTCATTCATTAATAACTGTAACTTTGTTTCTTCCATTAGCCTTTGAGCAATATAGAGCTTTATCTGCCCTTTGGATGATTATCTTCTCATCTATGTCTTCTTCTCGGTATACAGTAACTCCAAGAGAAATTGTAATAGGCTGTCCAGTTGGACTTACTGTTTCTGCAACTTTTTGTCGTAATCTTTCTGCCATTTTTTTGGCATCCTCCACATTAATATGTTTCACTAAAATACCAAATTCTTCTCCACCATATCGAAAGCACAAATCATCTTCTCTTGCTACCTTTTTAATTATTGATGCTAGAAACTTTAATACTTCGTCTCCTACTAAATGACCGTATGTATCATTTACCTTTTTAAAATGATCAATATCCAACATAATAATTGCAAATGACATGTTTGCATCTATCCATTCTTTGATCACTATATCAAATGTTTTACGATTGACTAATTGAGTAAGCCCATCTAATTGTACTTCAGAATGGAGAAGATTTAAGTGATTACTAATATGATGGTAAAGTTGATGGACTTCATAAATATGTATTCGTCCATTAATCCAGTCCTTAGGAACAATATGTTGTTTATGAGTAATTGCGTCCTCTGAGAACTTTGCTAAACTATTGATAGGTTTAGCTAAGGTATTAGCTAGAATCCATGAGAGTAGCAAAATCAACACTACTAATGGAAGAGAACGGAAAAACATCTGCGTTAACAGTTCATGAAGAGGATCTTCAATCACATCAGTTGGCGTCTGAGATACGATCCCCCATCCAGTCGTTTCTTCATGCGCATATCCTGCAAAAAATTCATTCCCTCTTACATTTGTAATGACAGATGACCCATTATTGCCTTTCATTAACTGCTGCACTACTTTATTTTCTGAAACATCTTCATTAATTCGATCAGAATCAGGATGGTATATTAACTTTCCATCCCTATTTACGACATATACATATGAACCATTTGCGTATTGATGTTCTTTGAGAGTGTTGTTCAATACGCTATCACTCTCTAGATAGATCGTACCACCCACAAGACCCTTATATTGACCGAACCTATCAAAAATAGGAGAAGAAATAAGCATGATCATTTGACCAGAAGTTGCTCGATAGGGATCAGATATAAATGATTGTTTGATAGCTAATGCTTTTTTGACTGTATCTGATTGAATTTTAGTGCCTGACTTTACTACAACTCCACCTTTGTACTGAATCTTCTCAGGACTTAATAATTGAATGAATCCTTCTTTATCAGTAATGAAAATTGAATTAAAATGTTTATTATTTGCAGATCTCCATACATCTAAATCTTTTTGAGTTAATGCATCCGATCCAGCTATTTCACCTATAATATTTAAATTTTGCTGTAAATCATTAAACAAATCACTTGTACTTGTTGATAGTTTCTTAGCATAGTTATAATTACTTTCTAAATAATTTTCCATTAGTGACTTTTTCAAGGCATTTTTCGAAGCAAATCCACTCACAACAGCAGTACATATTACTATTATGATAATTAAAATACCAATTGCATAACGAAGTTTTATACCTTTTTTCGTGAGCATCTCAATCCTACTCTCTTTAATCAAATAATAGAATACTATCTACTATAGATTACCAAATATCTTATAAAATACCAACACCATTCAAGATATATCAATATATTTCATGCATTCATTTATTGAAGATTAATTTAAAAGGCAAAATACTATAACCTCACTATATATTTTAATCTATATGCATATTTTCAACACCTCTCTATATGAAAGCGATTTACTATAAAAAATATGTTTAAGACATTGATTAAGTTGAACGATTGATGTATTATAAGAACACAAGCTGTTTTGTGCGTAAGCATAATAAAGTTTTAACCTTTACGCTATAATAGGGAGTTTTACATCAAAGCTGAATTGACATACCTCTGGTTATATACCAAAGAGGGCATGCATGAAGACTTTTGCGAACACCCACTTTGAGAAGTGGTGGTTTAAAACTTTCTTATCAATTACTTACGGCAAATACGGCTGAAACCATGAATTCTTAAACCAGTTTCGATTAGAAACTGGTTTTTTGTATGAAAAATTAACAGATACGATAACTAATGAAATTCATATCTTCTATGTCTCCTCCATATGATTAGTAGAAACTATTAAAAGGAGGAACTATGTATGCAATTTTATTACGGGCATCAAATGCCATTGCGAATTTTAGATGAAGCTGAATTTTGGAAGCAACAAGAAGTCGAACATACCGTTGTTATTAGGGAACTTATCCCTGTTTTAGAAGAAAAATATGTGAATGCATTATTGAAATGGGAAGAAGCTCTTTCAAAAACACACCAGAAAGTAATCCGTTATATCGAAACCGTTAACCGCTCAGCCTACTACATACCACAACAATTACTACAATCCGTCTTACAACTTACACATTACTGCTTACAGCAAAGTTTAGACTTTATTAAACTGTGCCAACAAATTAAAACGGAAAGTGCCGCAGTTAGTAAAAATTCAACAGCTAAAGTGGTATTAGATCATATCATAAGAGAATCAGAATATTTCGTAGGGATTTCACAAGCACTATTGTACAATCATTAAGAAGCAACACACTTAGGAAATGAATACAATATGTCTTAATAACAAATACTATAAACCTCTATGAATAAGTAATTAAGTAAAATCACATGTGTATGTTAAACCTAATCACGTAATTGAATAATGAAAAGATAAAGATTGACAGTCCTATTTGTCAATCTTTATCTTTTCATTATATCACACCACAATTAATTGTAAAAAACACTAAATTTGTAAGTCATCTTATATAACTATTAACTTTCCTCTTCTATGCTATAGATATCTATGAAATAATCTTTTTCTACATTTAAAACAAAGGAATAAAAACTTCGTTTAATGAAGATTTACATATAATAAGTAAATGATTCAAAAAACTGTTTAATAATAAACGAGTAAAACCAATGATTTGAAAAGTAATTTTTTAAAATAAAACACTAACCACAAAGGATTAAAATATCAAAATCAGATTAATAGTAAAATATATCCTAAAGGAAAAGTTACATAGTTGTCTTACATTTTATGTTACCTAACTTGTATTCCATTATTTAAACGATTATTAGTACACTTCCATCTTCCTTAATTTTCATGTATTGTATACTTAAAGGAGTAGAAAGACTAGTTGTTTTATAATAGAGGAGTGAAACTTTGAGTCGAGTACATAAGAGAAAAGTTAAACACCTTCAACCATTTTTAAAATGGGCTGGGGGTAAACGACAATTACTTCCTATCTTAAGAAACTATTTCCCTACAACATTTGATACTTACTACGAACCTTTTGTTGGCGCTGGTGCAGTACTTTTTGACTTAGCACCCAAAACAGCTATTATAAATGATGTAAATGAACAGCTAGTTAATGTCTATCGTTCAATCAAAACAGATGTAGATGCATTATTACATTTATTAGATGAACATACCTTAAACCATAATAAAGATTACTATTATAAAGTTCGGGAATGGGATAGAATTGATAAAATTTATACAATGACAAATATCGAGCGAGCAGCACGCATTCTATATTTAAATAAAACGTGTTTCAACGGTTTATACCGAGTTAATTCAAAGGGTCAATTTAACGTTCCCTTCGGAAAATACAAACTACCCAATATCGTTAATGAAAAAGTATTGCGTTCAGTTAACACATATTTAAATCAGCATCAGGTGACGATTACAAATGATGACTTTGCAGAAACAGTATCTGATGCGAAAAAAGGTGATTTCGTTTATTTTGATCCACCTTACGTTCCTATAAATCGAACATCATCCTTTACAGGCTATTCTAAAACTGGATTTGGAATGGATGAACAAGAAAGGTTACGAGATGTATTCATAAACCTTGCTGAACGTGGTTGCCATATAATATTATCTAACTCATATACGCCATACATTCGAGAACTGTATCGTGACTTTCGAATCGAAACCGTTCAAGCATCTAGGATTATTAATTCAAAAGGAAATTCCCGAGGCAAAATCTTCGAAGCAGTAATTCTTTTTGATGGAAATAATTAAAAATTCAACCTAAATACGAAGCGATAATGCAACTTACTAATCGCTTCGTATTTTATACTCACAACTTAATTAACCATCACTCATATTTGCACGAGTAGGCTGTATCGCCTTGTTTAAATCTTCTTCTGCAATTACATTCTTACCAACTGCAGCTTCACTAAAAGGCTTTCCCTTCTGGCTACCGTTATGATTTTGCCGTTTTTTCTTATTTGTCATCGTTAAAAACCTCCTTTCACTCTTAGTATGAACCAAATCAAATTCTTTTTATTTATGTTTTACGATGAACCTGCTACAATTAATATCGTCAATATAATTATTGTAGAAATGGGTTTTAAATTAGAGGTGATGAACGTGCTTTCAGGATGGTTTTTATGGTTTATTTTATTTTGGGTCGTTTTTTTAACTGGCTCTCTCGCAATTGGCGGATACTTCATGTTTCGTAAGTTTCTCAAGCGACTACCTAAAGAAGATGGAAAATCAATTTTGGATTGGGAAGAAGATTACATAAATCAAACGAGACACTTATGGCCACAGGGTCAGAAGGATTTCCTAGAAGAGCTTGTGCAACCTGTACCAGAGCTCTTTCGTGATGTAGCTAGACAAAAGATCGCTGGAAAAATTGGAGAACTTGCATTGAAAGAAAATGCAACGGTTATTTCTCAAGATTTAGTCATTCGTGGATACATTATTGCAACACCAAAACGCGATCATAAATTTTTGATAAAAACACTTAAAGAAAAGCAAATAAACCTTGCTCCGTATGAACAATTATTTTAGATAACCTTAAAAAACCTCGTTATGCTTCTTTACGAATCATAACGAGGTTTTTACCTATGCTTTTATATGTAACTCCCTTTCGAGCTTCCGATATTTCACATACATAGCAATTCGCCAAGGAACAATCATTCCAAATGCCAGTAAGAAGAACATACCACTTGTCTCACCAAATGGAATATATTGACCTAAGATTAATTTTAGGATAATCCGAAATATAAGTAAACCTAGTAAAATAAAAACAAATGCCTTAGAACGTTGAAGATATATATCACCATTTTTCACTTCAAACTTAGAACTTTTAATTAAAACTATCGAGAACAAAGCGCCAACACTTATTGCTTCAAGTACCTGAGCAGGAGTTACTCGAAAAACAGGTAATACGAACATAAGTGCTCCGGTACTCATAAATAGAGGCGGTAATATTATCTTCTTAACTGTTGCAGGCTTTTTTGCTGCCTTCATCCGAATGATTAATGCGATAATAGCCATACATACGGCAGCAATTGAACTTAATGCAACATACATACTTCTCAACCCTTTTCCATACAATCTCTTGAGTGCATATATAGTATAACGTTTTTCAACGTCACTTTCATCTTTTTTAGTATGAAATGTGAGATGATTGTCTAATAAACTTGGATGCTATCATTGAAATGAATAAAATAAGCCATTTAAGAACATACGAAATGCTCTTAAATGGCTTCACCCTTATTCTAATACACGATCAATTGCATCAAGTACTCTTGTTTCATCGAATGGTTTAACGATAAAATCTTTTGCACCAGCTTCGATTGCTTCAACTACCATTCTTTGCTGGCCCATCGCAGAGCACATAATTATTTTTGCTTGAGTGTCTATTGACTTAATTTTTCGTACCGTTTCAATACCGTTCATTACAGGCATCGTAATATCCAACGTAACAAGATCCGGTTTTACTTTATCATATAACTCAATTGCTTCCTGACCATTCTCTGCCTCAGCAACGACTTCATGTCCACCATTTTCTAGAATATTCGATAACGTTAAACGAATGAATTTCGCGTCATCTACTACTAAAAGCCTTGCCATTTTCCGCTCCCCCTTACAAACACATTTCATTAAAACTTTATTTAAAAATTTTCAATTAAATGTTTCATATAGCTATTGTACAGAACTGTATTCTTACTTCTATCTCATTTATCATATTATTCATTTTTCATTTCAATTAAAACGACAAGTTTATTTAATGGATATCCCAACACCATTATTTTACGATTTTATTAAAATTATAAATGTGATGAATACGTGTTAATTGATATGAGATAAAATAGGTAAGTTGTATCATATACAATAGTATCATAGCAATGGAATTATTGGTAGAAAAGACTTCAAAATTTGCTAATTATTATCAATAATAAGTCTTGTTCATTAGGTTAGAAGCCACAGAAATACCCTATAATAAATACTTCTTACGATAGTTTTGTTTGCACAAGGAACAGCATGATATTCATGTATGGATCGTCACTTATAAGCACTAAGACCTATTACAAATACTATTTTATTAGAAAAGAAAGAAGGTTGACATTTGTCAAACCTTCTCAACTTTTAAGCATCTTCAGCAATTGATAAAATAATTGTCATTGTAACACCAATAACTGTTAAATATACTCCTAAATCAAATAACATCGCTGTAGCAACTTCAGGGTCACCAAGTAATGGGATATCATGTAGATGCTTAAAAGTATGACTCAAGAATGGCACACCAAACAGAAATGAACCCATAGCCGTACCTACTGCAACTGTAAGACCAATTGGAATTAATGTACGAAAGTTAATTACAACAACCTTCTTCATCGTACCAAATCCATATGTAAGATACATTAAGACAAATGCAGCAGATGTCATTAATCCTCCAATAAAGCCTCCACCTGGTGCGTTATGTCCAGCGAAAAATAAATAAAATGAAAAAGCTAGGATGACAAAAGCAATCATTGTTGTCGTCATCTTAAGAATTAAATCATTTGTTTTCATTTCGTCACCCCTTTACTCATAGAAACGTAATACACATTCATTATAGTATAACACACATATAATCTCTATATTAAAAGCCTGTAAAACCACCAAAAATGTTAATGAAGTATGAAGAAATTTTCGTCATCCAATCAAAGAATAAGAAAACACCCATCACAATCATCAAATATCCACCAATTTGTACAATCTTATGGTTATTTTTTCGAATCCATTGCATCCTTCCAATGAAAAACGACATTACAAAGAACGGAATCGCAAAGCCAAGTGTATATGCACCCATGTAGAAAAGTCCTGAACCCGGATCAGAAACACTCATCGCTAAAACAGCAGCAAGAATCGGCCCTGTACAAGGTGTCCAACCAGCAGCAAAGCCTAAGCCAATTAAGACTGATCCAAAATAACCAGACGGTCGATTTTGAAATTTTACTTTTCTATCCTTCATTAAAAAGTCGGGTTTTAAAATTCCGACAACAACAAAACCGAAGAAGATAATTAAAATTGCACCTACTTGACGAATTAAATCATCGTATTGAATAAAAATACTCCCAATCAATGTAGTTGACATTCCTAATACTAGGAAAATAATAGAGAATCCAATTAGGAAAAACAATGTATGTAACATCGCACGTCGTTGTAACATCGCATTCTCATTCTTCAATTCTGAGACACTTACACCTGTTATATACGATAGAAACGCAGGATAAAGTGGTAAGCAACATGGGGAAATAAAGGAAAGAAACCCAGCCCCAAAAGCCAAAAATACATTCACTTCGTTCATCTTATCAACTCCAACAACTATTTTACCAAACCACCATTTTAACAAGTGCAGTACAGTGTTTATTCTAACAGACAATACGAAGAAAATTTATTTACAATTTTGTGTCTAAAATCTTTTAATTTATATTTGTACTTGTTTTAATAACTCATCGCTATTACCTTGTTGCATCAGATACATATGAT is a window encoding:
- the sspL gene encoding small, acid-soluble spore protein L; protein product: MSHRKNKNRGAQDRGINPQGQAEDAEFSANPKSELENKAKKSNTKI
- a CDS encoding S1 family peptidase — encoded protein: MNDEKQRAIDRHIEDIKKYETELFSETEEIENSFENGYRIPSKTNEKPSSSSKLIISLIALFLFFSTAGTLLNFFNIPAFEFVPKSDQLSQKTLIQTSKEAVVLVNSENRKGTGFNISNDGLIVTNYHIVKESRESVIRFPDGKSFRGTTQETLPEKDIAILSIETQSPLPFLNVEWEKHWEADNSVYIIGNPLSYSHIASEGTVIGLSNNTSLDIPTLSIQTKIYSGNSGSPVINSDGKVIAVIYARSLDSEQPTAFAVPTYEFHDQVSGLLKKK
- a CDS encoding sensor domain-containing diguanylate cyclase → MLTKKGIKLRYAIGILIIIIVICTAVVSGFASKNALKKSLMENYLESNYNYAKKLSTSTSDLFNDLQQNLNIIGEIAGSDALTQKDLDVWRSANNKHFNSIFITDKEGFIQLLSPEKIQYKGGVVVKSGTKIQSDTVKKALAIKQSFISDPYRATSGQMIMLISSPIFDRFGQYKGLVGGTIYLESDSVLNNTLKEHQYANGSYVYVVNRDGKLIYHPDSDRINEDVSENKVVQQLMKGNNGSSVITNVRGNEFFAGYAHEETTGWGIVSQTPTDVIEDPLHELLTQMFFRSLPLVVLILLLSWILANTLAKPINSLAKFSEDAITHKQHIVPKDWINGRIHIYEVHQLYHHISNHLNLLHSEVQLDGLTQLVNRKTFDIVIKEWIDANMSFAIIMLDIDHFKKVNDTYGHLVGDEVLKFLASIIKKVAREDDLCFRYGGEEFGILVKHINVEDAKKMAERLRQKVAETVSPTGQPITISLGVTVYREEDIDEKIIIQRADKALYCSKANGRNKVTVINE
- a CDS encoding DUF2935 domain-containing protein, producing the protein MQFYYGHQMPLRILDEAEFWKQQEVEHTVVIRELIPVLEEKYVNALLKWEEALSKTHQKVIRYIETVNRSAYYIPQQLLQSVLQLTHYCLQQSLDFIKLCQQIKTESAAVSKNSTAKVVLDHIIRESEYFVGISQALLYNH
- a CDS encoding DNA adenine methylase, which translates into the protein MSRVHKRKVKHLQPFLKWAGGKRQLLPILRNYFPTTFDTYYEPFVGAGAVLFDLAPKTAIINDVNEQLVNVYRSIKTDVDALLHLLDEHTLNHNKDYYYKVREWDRIDKIYTMTNIERAARILYLNKTCFNGLYRVNSKGQFNVPFGKYKLPNIVNEKVLRSVNTYLNQHQVTITNDDFAETVSDAKKGDFVYFDPPYVPINRTSSFTGYSKTGFGMDEQERLRDVFINLAERGCHIILSNSYTPYIRELYRDFRIETVQASRIINSKGNSRGKIFEAVILFDGNN
- a CDS encoding DUF2621 domain-containing protein, whose amino-acid sequence is MLSGWFLWFILFWVVFLTGSLAIGGYFMFRKFLKRLPKEDGKSILDWEEDYINQTRHLWPQGQKDFLEELVQPVPELFRDVARQKIAGKIGELALKENATVISQDLVIRGYIIATPKRDHKFLIKTLKEKQINLAPYEQLF
- a CDS encoding CcdC family protein, with translation MYVALSSIAAVCMAIIALIIRMKAAKKPATVKKIILPPLFMSTGALMFVLPVFRVTPAQVLEAISVGALFSIVLIKSSKFEVKNGDIYLQRSKAFVFILLGLLIFRIILKLILGQYIPFGETSGMFFLLAFGMIVPWRIAMYVKYRKLERELHIKA
- a CDS encoding response regulator; the protein is MARLLVVDDAKFIRLTLSNILENGGHEVVAEAENGQEAIELYDKVKPDLVTLDITMPVMNGIETVRKIKSIDTQAKIIMCSAMGQQRMVVEAIEAGAKDFIVKPFDETRVLDAIDRVLE
- a CDS encoding Na(+)/H(+) antiporter subunit B, with the translated sequence MKTNDLILKMTTTMIAFVILAFSFYLFFAGHNAPGGGFIGGLMTSAAFVLMYLTYGFGTMKKVVVINFRTLIPIGLTVAVGTAMGSFLFGVPFLSHTFKHLHDIPLLGDPEVATAMLFDLGVYLTVIGVTMTIILSIAEDA
- a CDS encoding cytochrome c biogenesis CcdA family protein, translating into MNEVNVFLAFGAGFLSFISPCCLPLYPAFLSYITGVSVSELKNENAMLQRRAMLHTLFFLIGFSIIFLVLGMSTTLIGSIFIQYDDLIRQVGAILIIFFGFVVVGILKPDFLMKDRKVKFQNRPSGYFGSVLIGLGFAAGWTPCTGPILAAVLAMSVSDPGSGLFYMGAYTLGFAIPFFVMSFFIGRMQWIRKNNHKIVQIGGYLMIVMGVFLFFDWMTKISSYFINIFGGFTGF